In a genomic window of Amycolatopsis japonica:
- the cofD gene encoding 2-phospho-L-lactate transferase gives MKVVILVGGVGGARFLLGVKQALGLPATGSAPESPHEVTALVNTGDDVWMHGLRICPDLDTCMYTLGGGIDTERGWGHAGETWTVKEELAAYGAEPTWFGLGDKDIATHLIRSRMLRAGYPLSQVTEALCDRWQPGVRLLPMSDDRVETHVVIDDPEDPDQRKAIHFQEWWVRYRSEPKAHSIIAVGADEAKPAPGVLDAIAAADVVLFAPSNPVVSVGTTLGVPGIRDALRKTRAKVVGVSPIIGGKALRGMADACLSAIGVETSAEAVGRHYGSRKESTDGVLDGWLVAEGETVDVPGVAVRDVPLLMSDVDATAAMVRAAFDLAGVPVE, from the coding sequence GTGAAGGTCGTCATTTTGGTCGGCGGAGTGGGCGGGGCCCGCTTCCTGCTGGGGGTCAAGCAAGCACTGGGTCTGCCCGCGACCGGCTCCGCGCCGGAATCGCCGCACGAGGTGACCGCGCTGGTGAACACCGGGGACGACGTGTGGATGCACGGTCTGCGCATCTGCCCGGACCTGGACACCTGCATGTACACCCTCGGCGGGGGGATCGACACCGAACGCGGCTGGGGCCACGCCGGTGAGACCTGGACGGTCAAGGAGGAGCTCGCCGCCTATGGCGCCGAGCCGACCTGGTTCGGCTTGGGTGACAAGGACATCGCGACGCATCTCATCCGTTCGCGGATGCTGCGCGCGGGCTATCCGCTGTCCCAGGTCACCGAGGCGTTGTGCGATCGCTGGCAGCCGGGCGTGCGCCTGCTGCCGATGTCGGACGACCGCGTCGAAACGCATGTCGTGATCGACGATCCGGAGGATCCGGACCAGCGCAAGGCGATCCACTTCCAGGAGTGGTGGGTGCGGTACCGCTCCGAGCCGAAGGCGCATTCGATCATCGCCGTCGGCGCCGACGAGGCCAAGCCGGCGCCGGGTGTGCTCGACGCGATCGCGGCCGCCGACGTCGTGCTGTTCGCGCCGTCGAACCCGGTGGTCTCCGTGGGCACGACGCTCGGTGTCCCGGGAATCCGCGACGCGCTGCGGAAAACGCGCGCCAAGGTCGTCGGTGTCTCGCCGATCATCGGCGGGAAGGCGTTGCGCGGTATGGCCGACGCGTGCCTGAGCGCGATCGGCGTGGAGACCTCCGCCGAAGCCGTCGGGCGGCATTACGGTTCCCGCAAGGAATCCACCGACGGTGTGCTCGACGGCTGGCTGGTCGCCGAGGGCGAAACCGTCGACGTGCCGGGGGTCGCGGTCCGCGACGTACCCCTGCTGATGTCCGATGTGGACGCTACGGCCGCCATGGTGCGCGCGGCCTTCGATCTGGCTGGAGTTCCCGTTGAGTGA
- a CDS encoding coenzyme F420-0:L-glutamate ligase, which produces MSDHASAKIEILPVEGLPEFRPGDDLTGAIVEAAPWLRSGDVLVVTSKIVSKAEGMLIRVPSDPEERDAARRKLVEEESVRVIARINRTVITENKLGIVQAASGVDASNVASGEVALLPSDPDASALALRNGLRERLGVEIAVVVTDTMGRAWRVGQTDAAIGASGLRVLHSYAGEVDGQGNELAVTEVAIADELAAAADLVKGKLGGTPVAVVRGLRLTDDGSTARNLLRPVEEDLFRLGTNESIAQGRREAVLARRSIRSFTDEPVDPEVLRRAVGTALTAPAPHHTKPVRFVWLREEGLRRKLLDAMKASWQADLEGDDFTAEQVAKRLSRGDILYNAPEVVVPFLVAEGAHTYRDDRRNACEHTMFTVAGGAAVQGLLVALAAEDLGSCWIGSTIFASAIVRDVLGLDERWEPLGAVAIGHPAALPPARGPVEPGEGLLEL; this is translated from the coding sequence TTGAGTGACCACGCTTCGGCGAAGATCGAGATCCTCCCGGTCGAGGGCCTGCCGGAGTTCCGGCCCGGCGACGACCTGACCGGCGCGATCGTCGAGGCGGCCCCGTGGCTGCGTTCGGGCGACGTCCTGGTCGTGACGAGCAAGATCGTCTCCAAGGCCGAAGGCATGCTGATCCGCGTCCCGTCCGATCCCGAGGAGCGTGACGCCGCCCGGCGCAAGCTCGTCGAGGAGGAGTCCGTCCGCGTGATCGCGCGGATCAACCGGACGGTGATCACCGAGAACAAACTCGGCATCGTGCAGGCGGCGTCCGGTGTGGACGCGTCGAACGTGGCCTCCGGTGAGGTCGCGCTGCTGCCGTCGGATCCGGACGCGTCCGCGCTCGCGCTGCGGAACGGGCTGCGCGAGCGGCTCGGCGTCGAGATCGCGGTCGTGGTCACCGACACGATGGGCCGCGCGTGGCGGGTCGGGCAGACCGACGCCGCGATCGGCGCGTCCGGCCTGCGGGTGCTGCATTCGTACGCGGGCGAGGTCGACGGCCAGGGCAACGAACTCGCCGTCACCGAGGTGGCGATCGCCGACGAATTGGCCGCCGCGGCGGATCTGGTGAAGGGCAAGCTCGGCGGGACGCCGGTCGCCGTCGTGCGCGGCCTTCGGCTCACCGACGACGGCTCGACCGCCCGGAACCTGCTCCGGCCGGTCGAGGAGGACCTGTTCCGCCTCGGTACCAACGAATCCATCGCGCAGGGCCGACGGGAAGCCGTGCTCGCGCGGCGTTCGATCCGGTCGTTCACCGACGAGCCGGTCGATCCCGAAGTGTTGCGCCGCGCGGTCGGGACGGCGCTGACGGCGCCCGCGCCGCATCACACGAAGCCGGTCCGGTTCGTGTGGCTGCGCGAGGAAGGCTTGCGCCGCAAGCTTCTCGACGCGATGAAGGCGTCGTGGCAGGCCGATCTCGAAGGCGACGACTTCACCGCCGAGCAGGTCGCGAAACGGCTCAGCCGCGGCGACATCTTGTACAACGCGCCCGAGGTCGTGGTGCCGTTCCTCGTCGCCGAGGGCGCGCACACCTACCGCGACGACCGCCGGAACGCTTGCGAACACACGATGTTCACCGTCGCCGGTGGAGCGGCCGTGCAGGGCCTGCTGGTCGCGCTCGCCGCCGAAGACCTCGGCTCGTGCTGGATCGGGTCGACGATCTTCGCGTCCGCCATCGTGCGCGACGTCCTCGGCCTCGACGAGCGCTGGGAACCGCTCGGCGCGGTCGCAATCGGCCATCCCGCCGCCCTCCCGCCCGCGCGCGGCCCCGTCGAACCCGGTGAAGGACTTCTCGAGCTGTGA
- a CDS encoding NUDIX hydrolase, translating into MTLHDDVVSTLSGWRPVDAAQESLRQAYLGFLAARDDVCRRECAAGHITASAVLLDADAENVLLTLHPRVGRWLQLGGHCEPGDATLADAALREAREESGIEDLVIDPAPVHLDVHPITCSLGVPTRHFDVRFVVRAPRGAQPVQSDESDDLRWWPVNSLPKGSEDLAELMEAAVPAASGR; encoded by the coding sequence GTGACCCTGCACGACGACGTCGTGTCCACATTGTCCGGTTGGCGACCGGTGGACGCGGCCCAGGAATCCTTGCGCCAGGCCTATCTCGGCTTCCTCGCCGCGCGAGACGACGTCTGCCGTCGCGAATGCGCGGCCGGGCACATCACCGCCTCGGCCGTCCTTCTCGACGCCGACGCGGAGAACGTGCTCCTCACCCTGCATCCGCGGGTCGGACGCTGGCTGCAGCTCGGCGGGCATTGCGAACCCGGCGACGCGACGCTCGCGGACGCCGCTCTTCGTGAGGCACGCGAAGAATCCGGCATCGAAGACCTCGTGATCGACCCGGCTCCGGTGCATCTCGACGTCCACCCGATCACGTGCTCGCTCGGCGTGCCGACCCGGCATTTCGACGTGCGTTTCGTGGTGCGCGCACCCCGCGGGGCGCAACCGGTCCAAAGCGACGAATCGGACGATCTTCGTTGGTGGCCGGTGAATTCCCTCCCGAAAGGGTCGGAAGATCTCGCCGAACTGATGGAAGCCGCCGTGCCCGCGGCGTCCGGCCGTTAG
- a CDS encoding GntR family transcriptional regulator yields MVRVDPNSSVPPFEQVRTAYAERINDGTLPVGAKLPTVRKLAEDLGIAPNTVAKAYRELEEAGLIETRGRAGTFVSAVGDESRERARQAAADYAALTRKLGLGRDEAKAIVDAALG; encoded by the coding sequence ATGGTCAGGGTCGACCCGAACTCTTCGGTCCCGCCGTTCGAGCAGGTCCGCACCGCATACGCGGAGCGGATCAACGACGGCACGCTGCCCGTCGGGGCGAAGCTGCCGACCGTGCGGAAACTCGCCGAAGACCTCGGCATCGCCCCGAACACGGTCGCCAAGGCCTACCGCGAACTCGAAGAAGCCGGCCTCATCGAAACCCGTGGCCGGGCGGGGACGTTCGTGAGCGCGGTCGGTGACGAGAGCCGGGAGCGGGCGCGGCAGGCCGCCGCCGACTACGCCGCGCTGACCAGGAAGCTGGGGCTCGGCCGCGACGAGGCCAAGGCGATCGTCGACGCCGCGCTGGGCTAG
- a CDS encoding DNA-3-methyladenine glycosylase family protein codes for MRFRPAFELDLDTVLGPLSRGSRSPNVVRTEAGVTWLAVNTADGAGTLALLRRADGEIEAEAWGPGAERLLEGVPAMLGAHDDDSGFVAHHDVVASARRRNPGLRLGSTGRVWDALVLAVLEQKVTSTEALRSWGELCRWFGEPAPGPGPSRLRVPPTPVAIRSIVDWKWHRAGVDLKRRTTLIAAARVAPRLEKAVELKGVEGRAWLRKVPGIGVWTAAEIAQRAWGDPDAVSFGDYNIPSMVGHALVGTKLDDAGMSEVLAPYSPQRQRVVRYLSTAGFRRPRFGPKIELRDYRAM; via the coding sequence GTGCGATTCCGTCCTGCCTTCGAGCTGGACCTGGACACGGTTCTGGGCCCGCTGAGCCGTGGGTCGCGTTCGCCCAACGTCGTCCGGACCGAGGCCGGGGTCACCTGGCTGGCCGTGAACACCGCGGACGGCGCGGGCACGCTCGCGCTGCTGCGGCGCGCGGACGGCGAGATCGAGGCGGAGGCCTGGGGGCCCGGCGCGGAAAGGCTGCTCGAAGGAGTCCCGGCGATGCTCGGCGCGCACGACGACGACTCCGGATTCGTCGCGCACCACGACGTCGTCGCGTCGGCTCGGCGCCGGAACCCGGGACTGCGCCTCGGCTCGACCGGCCGGGTGTGGGACGCGCTGGTGCTCGCCGTGCTGGAACAGAAGGTGACCAGTACGGAGGCCCTGCGGTCGTGGGGCGAACTGTGCCGCTGGTTCGGCGAACCGGCGCCAGGACCGGGGCCGTCACGGTTGCGCGTGCCGCCGACGCCCGTCGCCATCCGATCCATTGTGGACTGGAAATGGCATCGCGCCGGGGTGGATCTGAAACGGCGGACGACGCTGATCGCGGCGGCCCGTGTCGCGCCGCGCCTGGAGAAGGCCGTCGAACTGAAGGGTGTCGAAGGCCGGGCCTGGCTGCGGAAGGTGCCCGGCATCGGCGTGTGGACCGCGGCGGAGATCGCGCAGCGCGCCTGGGGAGACCCGGACGCGGTCAGCTTCGGCGACTACAACATCCCGTCGATGGTCGGGCACGCGCTCGTCGGCACGAAACTCGACGACGCCGGGATGTCGGAAGTGCTGGCGCCGTATTCGCCGCAGCGGCAGCGCGTGGTGCGCTACCTCTCGACGGCCGGTTTCCGGCGGCCGAGGTTCGGGCCGAAGATCGAACTCCGCGACTACCGCGCGATGTGA
- a CDS encoding adenylyltransferase/cytidyltransferase family protein — protein MTERPAKASIVSGYFNPLHQGHLDLFEAAQARSGYLIVIVNNDHQQVLKKGRVIQVEDVRARIVRALRIVDDVYIAVEQGPGINESFDLIRAAYPDTELEFCNGGDRRNVDELPADEVEAGARNDISMIYGIGGTDKADSSTRILSDMEA, from the coding sequence ATGACCGAGCGACCGGCGAAGGCCTCGATCGTCAGCGGGTACTTCAACCCGCTCCACCAGGGCCATCTCGACCTGTTCGAAGCCGCTCAGGCACGGTCGGGCTACCTGATCGTCATCGTCAACAACGATCACCAGCAGGTCCTCAAGAAGGGCAGGGTGATCCAGGTCGAGGACGTCCGGGCCCGGATCGTCCGCGCGCTGCGCATCGTCGACGACGTGTACATCGCCGTCGAGCAGGGGCCGGGCATCAACGAGTCGTTCGACCTGATCCGCGCGGCGTACCCGGACACGGAGCTCGAGTTCTGCAACGGCGGGGATCGGCGCAACGTCGACGAGCTGCCCGCCGACGAGGTCGAGGCCGGGGCCCGGAACGACATCTCGATGATCTACGGCATCGGCGGCACGGACAAGGCCGACTCCAGCACCCGGATCCTTTCGGACATGGAAGCCTGA
- a CDS encoding serine hydrolase domain-containing protein, whose protein sequence is MDFAALDTWLTERAGEDRFSGVVLIRRGDETLFERGYGLASRRWSVPNAPDVRYDTASITKVVTAIAALRLVDDGRLDLDRPIGGIIDLAGTVIATGVTTRQLLTHTSGIADDADEEAGESYEALWVDKPVYSVVETRDHLPNFAYRAPNFAPGDGCRYCNSGYVLAGLVIEEITGRPYRDHVREAVLDRAGMTDSGFFDRRDPQPRVAEGWDPILDGDRITGWKQNIFSYPPIGSPDGGAYCTVGDLVRLLRAIREERLLSPERTKDFLTPQVLHSSGVRYGFGLEFVLAPDGSVRHYYKDGGNVGVCSLMRHYPAEGLDVAMLSNATYGGGAAIKEIDRVIRML, encoded by the coding sequence ATGGACTTCGCCGCACTGGACACCTGGCTGACGGAACGCGCCGGGGAGGACCGCTTCTCCGGAGTCGTGCTGATCCGGCGCGGCGACGAGACGCTGTTCGAACGCGGCTACGGCCTGGCCAGCCGCCGCTGGTCGGTGCCGAACGCGCCGGACGTCCGGTACGACACCGCGTCGATCACCAAGGTCGTCACCGCGATCGCCGCATTGCGGCTGGTGGACGATGGCCGCTTGGACCTCGACCGCCCGATCGGCGGGATCATCGACCTCGCAGGCACCGTGATCGCAACCGGGGTGACGACGCGACAGCTGCTCACGCACACGTCCGGGATCGCCGACGACGCCGACGAGGAAGCCGGCGAGAGCTACGAAGCGCTGTGGGTCGACAAGCCGGTGTACTCGGTCGTCGAGACGCGTGACCATCTGCCCAATTTCGCTTACCGGGCACCGAATTTCGCGCCCGGCGATGGCTGCCGGTACTGCAATTCGGGCTACGTCCTCGCGGGGCTGGTGATCGAGGAGATCACCGGAAGGCCGTATCGCGACCACGTCCGGGAAGCCGTGCTCGACCGCGCGGGCATGACCGATTCGGGGTTCTTCGACCGGCGTGATCCGCAGCCGAGGGTCGCCGAAGGCTGGGACCCGATCCTCGACGGCGACCGGATCACCGGCTGGAAGCAGAACATCTTCAGTTATCCGCCGATCGGTTCACCCGACGGAGGGGCGTACTGCACCGTCGGTGACCTCGTGCGGCTTCTGCGGGCGATCCGCGAAGAACGGCTCTTGAGCCCTGAACGCACGAAGGACTTCCTCACGCCTCAGGTGCTCCACAGCAGCGGCGTTCGGTACGGCTTCGGCCTCGAATTCGTGCTGGCACCGGACGGTTCGGTGCGGCACTACTACAAGGACGGCGGGAACGTCGGCGTCTGCTCGCTCATGCGGCATTACCCGGCCGAAGGGCTGGATGTCGCGATGCTGTCCAACGCCACGTACGGCGGGGGAGCGGCGATCAAGGAGATCGATCGCGTGATCCGGATGCTATGA
- a CDS encoding glycosyltransferase family 2 protein, with translation MTEHPSYGDGIAVVTVTYFPGETLEKFLDTLEKATDRDIQVVVADNDSTDDALDKAARRDNVKLLRIGENVGYGTAANRGVAELDDSYGWVAVVNPDVEWEPGSLDALLEVAERWPRGGAFGPLIHDLDGTVYPSARLLPSFGRGIGHAAFGKIWPGNPWTRQYRQETGTPVERTAGWLSGSCQLFRREAFDSVDGFDTRYFMYFEDVDLGDRMTRAGWLNVYAPSSSVMHIGGHSTSQASAKMLRAHHDSAYRYLADRHRGLLWKPVMLAVKAGLALRLKLETRRK, from the coding sequence GTGACTGAGCACCCCAGCTACGGCGACGGGATCGCCGTCGTGACCGTGACGTACTTCCCCGGCGAGACCCTGGAGAAGTTCCTCGACACCCTCGAGAAGGCGACGGACCGGGACATCCAGGTCGTCGTCGCCGACAACGACTCCACGGACGACGCGCTGGACAAGGCCGCCCGCCGGGACAACGTCAAGCTGCTCAGGATCGGCGAGAACGTCGGTTACGGCACCGCCGCCAACCGGGGCGTCGCGGAACTCGACGACAGCTACGGCTGGGTCGCCGTGGTGAACCCGGACGTGGAATGGGAGCCCGGTTCGCTCGACGCGTTGCTCGAGGTGGCCGAGCGCTGGCCGCGCGGTGGCGCCTTCGGCCCGCTCATCCACGATCTCGACGGCACGGTGTACCCGTCGGCCCGGCTGCTGCCGTCGTTCGGCCGCGGGATCGGGCACGCGGCGTTCGGCAAGATCTGGCCGGGCAATCCGTGGACGCGGCAGTACCGGCAGGAGACCGGCACCCCGGTCGAGCGCACGGCCGGCTGGCTTTCCGGGTCCTGCCAGCTGTTCCGTCGCGAGGCCTTTGACTCGGTCGACGGGTTCGACACGCGCTATTTCATGTACTTCGAGGACGTCGACCTCGGCGACAGGATGACCCGCGCCGGCTGGCTGAACGTGTACGCGCCTTCGTCCAGTGTCATGCACATCGGCGGTCACTCGACGTCGCAGGCTTCGGCGAAGATGCTGCGCGCGCACCACGACAGTGCGTACCGCTACCTCGCGGACCGTCACCGCGGTCTCCTGTGGAAGCCGGTCATGCTCGCGGTGAAGGCCGGGCTCGCGCTGCGCCTCAAGCTCGAAACGCGCCGGAAGTAG
- a CDS encoding glycosyltransferase family 4 protein, with translation MLIDATAVPADRGGVGRYVDSLVAALDEDGARITVVCQPRDAVLYDRLAPGARIVPTSPSTSTRTARLTWEQATLPRLVRRLAADVVHSPHYTMPLASPAASVVTLHDATFFTDAVLHSSVKARFFRAWTATALRRATLCVVPSIATAAELERVGQVRTAELEIIHHGVEPDRFHPPSPAEIEAARKAVGLGKTPYVAFLGALEPRKNVPALIRGFAHAVIGRPNPPALVLAGQPGWDSQVERALDAVPHRLRVIRAGYLPFDTLAGFLGGSELVAYPSLGEGFGLPVLEAMACGASVLTTRRLSLPEVGGDAVAYCGVGAGDVAAAISELLDAPARRAELAEAALRRAKEFSWATTAERHREAYAKAWHRHAQRRAS, from the coding sequence GTGCTTATCGACGCGACCGCCGTCCCCGCGGACCGGGGTGGCGTCGGTCGCTACGTGGATTCGCTGGTCGCGGCGCTGGACGAGGACGGCGCGCGGATCACCGTCGTCTGCCAGCCGCGGGACGCGGTGCTGTACGACCGGCTCGCGCCCGGCGCGCGGATCGTGCCCACCTCCCCGTCGACATCGACCAGGACGGCCAGGCTGACCTGGGAGCAGGCGACCCTGCCCCGGCTGGTCCGCCGGCTCGCCGCCGATGTCGTCCATTCGCCGCACTACACGATGCCGCTGGCGAGCCCGGCCGCTTCGGTGGTGACGCTGCACGACGCGACCTTCTTCACCGACGCGGTCCTGCACTCTTCGGTGAAGGCGCGCTTCTTCCGCGCCTGGACCGCGACGGCGCTTCGCCGGGCGACGCTGTGCGTCGTGCCGAGCATCGCGACGGCGGCCGAACTGGAGCGCGTCGGCCAGGTGCGCACGGCGGAACTGGAGATCATCCATCACGGTGTCGAACCGGACCGGTTTCATCCGCCGTCGCCCGCGGAGATCGAGGCCGCGCGCAAGGCCGTCGGACTCGGGAAGACGCCGTACGTCGCCTTCCTCGGCGCGCTGGAACCGCGCAAGAACGTGCCCGCGCTGATCCGTGGCTTCGCCCACGCCGTGATCGGCAGGCCGAACCCGCCTGCGCTGGTGCTGGCCGGGCAGCCGGGCTGGGACTCGCAGGTCGAACGCGCGCTGGACGCCGTTCCGCACCGGCTGCGGGTGATCCGGGCGGGATATCTGCCGTTCGACACGCTCGCCGGTTTCCTCGGCGGCTCCGAACTGGTCGCCTATCCGAGTCTCGGCGAGGGATTCGGGCTGCCGGTGCTGGAGGCGATGGCGTGCGGCGCGAGCGTGCTCACGACGCGACGGCTTTCGCTGCCGGAGGTCGGCGGGGACGCGGTCGCCTACTGCGGTGTCGGCGCCGGAGACGTCGCCGCGGCCATCTCCGAGCTGCTCGACGCCCCGGCTCGTCGGGCCGAGCTGGCCGAAGCCGCGCTTCGGCGGGCGAAGGAGTTCTCGTGGGCGACGACCGCGGAGCGGCATCGTGAGGCTTACGCGAAGGCTTGGCACCGGCATGCGCAGCGGCGGGCGAGCTGA
- a CDS encoding glycosyltransferase family 4 protein encodes MPELVVLAEQLLAPVPGGTGRYTGELLRALAETAPPGWTVSSVVARHADIEAAVVEGVEGPRVLPIPPRGLIAAWQLGLPWWPGGDAVHAPTPLAPAKVPKGRTLSVAVHDTVPWTHPETLTPRGVAWHKAVIARAASRATALTVPTQAIADELAGLVPVSVPVRVIPHGVRPPAGFAEVALPEKYVLAIGTIEPRKGIDVLIDAAGRIGVPLVLAGQPGWGGIDPSALAREHGADVRVLGKVSDAELAFALRGASVLAMPSRAEGFGLPLIEAMAAGVPVVHSDAPALVEVAGGAGVTVPVGDAQALADALRDVLDHPERAAALRDSGLSRSSEFTWQRAASAVWGLHLR; translated from the coding sequence ATGCCCGAACTGGTCGTGCTCGCCGAGCAGCTGCTGGCGCCGGTCCCCGGCGGGACCGGCCGCTACACCGGTGAGCTGCTGCGCGCGCTCGCCGAGACGGCGCCGCCGGGCTGGACGGTGTCGAGCGTCGTCGCGCGGCACGCCGACATCGAAGCCGCGGTCGTCGAGGGGGTCGAGGGGCCGCGCGTGCTGCCGATCCCACCCCGGGGGCTGATCGCCGCTTGGCAGCTGGGCCTGCCGTGGTGGCCGGGCGGCGATGCGGTCCACGCGCCGACGCCGCTCGCGCCCGCCAAGGTGCCGAAGGGGCGGACGCTGTCGGTCGCGGTGCACGACACCGTGCCGTGGACGCATCCCGAGACGCTGACCCCGCGCGGCGTCGCGTGGCACAAGGCGGTGATCGCGCGGGCCGCGTCGCGGGCGACCGCGCTGACCGTGCCCACGCAAGCGATTGCGGACGAGCTCGCCGGGCTCGTCCCGGTTTCGGTACCGGTGCGCGTGATCCCGCACGGGGTGCGGCCGCCCGCCGGGTTCGCCGAGGTCGCGCTGCCGGAGAAGTACGTGCTCGCGATCGGGACGATCGAACCGCGCAAGGGCATCGACGTGCTGATCGACGCCGCCGGCCGGATCGGGGTGCCGCTGGTGCTGGCCGGTCAGCCGGGGTGGGGCGGCATCGACCCGTCGGCGCTGGCGCGCGAGCACGGCGCCGACGTCCGGGTGCTGGGGAAGGTGAGCGACGCGGAGCTGGCGTTCGCGCTGCGGGGCGCTTCGGTGCTGGCGATGCCGAGCCGGGCGGAGGGGTTCGGGCTGCCGCTGATCGAGGCGATGGCGGCCGGGGTGCCGGTGGTGCATTCGGACGCTCCCGCCCTGGTCGAGGTGGCCGGGGGAGCGGGCGTCACCGTCCCCGTCGGCGATGCGCAAGCGCTTGCGGATGCCCTTCGCGACGTCCTCGACCATCCGGAACGTGCGGCAGCCCTGCGTGACAGTGGTCTCAGTCGTTCGAGTGAGTTCACCTGGCAACGAGCCGCTTCCGCCGTCTGGGGGCTGCACCTGCGCTAG
- a CDS encoding glycosyltransferase family 2 protein produces the protein MTSTTVVVVTWRGAAHITACLDALAAQTRAHRTLVVDNASDDGTAALLAAHPSKPEVLRLRRNTGYAGAMAAALDKVDTPLMAWLNDDAAPTPDWLATCEDTLTKAPLAAAVSARLTLPDGTVQSTGVRLTADGHGADLPEPVEEVFGFCGGAAVLDVEALRSVGGVPASYFCYYEDTDTAWRLRLAGWDVVSAEADVTHEHGASTLPGSARFHLWNERNRLLTLLRCAPRAVAIRQLVKFAVLTLVLPLRGKPAAPNFRLSLRCRVLGAVAARLPRTLVERRSVGRRATLGRGAVWEAWAGN, from the coding sequence ATGACCAGCACCACCGTCGTCGTGGTCACCTGGCGCGGCGCCGCGCACATCACCGCCTGCCTCGACGCCCTCGCCGCGCAGACCCGCGCGCACCGGACCCTGGTCGTCGACAACGCCTCCGACGACGGAACGGCCGCCCTGCTCGCCGCCCATCCGTCGAAGCCCGAAGTGCTCCGGCTGCGGCGCAACACCGGCTACGCGGGCGCCATGGCCGCCGCACTGGACAAAGTGGACACTCCGCTGATGGCCTGGCTCAACGACGACGCCGCGCCGACCCCGGATTGGCTGGCGACCTGCGAAGACACGCTCACGAAGGCGCCACTCGCCGCCGCCGTGAGCGCCCGGCTGACGCTCCCCGACGGGACCGTCCAGTCCACCGGCGTCCGCCTGACGGCCGACGGTCACGGCGCCGACCTGCCGGAACCCGTCGAAGAGGTCTTCGGCTTCTGCGGGGGCGCGGCCGTCCTCGACGTCGAGGCACTCCGTTCCGTCGGCGGCGTCCCCGCCTCCTATTTCTGCTACTACGAGGACACCGACACCGCGTGGCGGCTGCGGCTGGCGGGCTGGGACGTCGTCAGCGCCGAAGCCGACGTCACCCATGAGCATGGCGCGAGCACTCTGCCGGGTTCGGCCCGGTTCCACCTGTGGAATGAACGCAACCGCCTCCTGACCCTCCTGCGCTGCGCCCCGCGCGCGGTGGCGATCCGCCAGCTGGTGAAGTTCGCCGTACTCACCCTGGTACTACCCCTCCGGGGGAAACCAGCGGCACCGAACTTCCGTCTGAGTCTCCGGTGCCGCGTCCTGGGCGCCGTCGCCGCGCGCCTGCCGCGCACGCTGGTCGAGCGGCGGTCTGTAGGGCGACGGGCGACACTGGGCCGAGGCGCGGTCTGGGAGGCGTGGGCGGGCAATTAA